CTACTCCGGCGGCCTGGACTGGACCTTCGAGGACCACCCCATCGGCCAGCTCAGCGACCTCCTCGCCGGCCTCCCCGGCGGCGACTACCCCGCCTACGCCGCGGCCCAGGTGCGCGAGCTGGTCGCCCGCTACCGGCCCGACGTGCTGTGGAACGACATCATGTGGCCGGGCGACGTCCGCCACCTGCGCGCCGTGGTGGCCGACTACCGGCGGGCGGTCCCCGACGGCGTCATCAACGACCGCTTCCTGCCCCGGTCGAGGGCCTGGCCGCTCGTCACCTCGGCGCCGGGGCGGCGGGCGATCGACGCCAGCGCCCGGCGGGGGGCGGCCCGGCACCGCGGCATCGTGCCGCCCCGTCCCCCGCTCTACGACGTGCGCAGCCCCGAGTACACCGTCCACCCCGACATCGAGCACGAGGCCTGGGAGTGCGTGCGGGGCCTGGACCGCAGCTTCGGGTTCAACCGGGCCTCGGACGAGGCCCACTTCCTGTCCCGGGACGAGCTCGTCTGGTCGTTCCTCGACATCGTGGCCAAGGGCGGCAACCTGCTGGTCAACGTGGGACCGCGGGGCGAGGACGCCCAGATCCCCGAGGCCCAGCTGCGCCGCCTCGACTGGCTGGCCGAGGCCGTGGGCCCCCGGTCCGAGGGCGTCGCCGGCACCCGGCCGTGGGTGGAGGCGGGGACCGAGGCCGACGGCCACGACGTCCGGCTCTGGACCGACGCCGGCGACGTGGTCGTCGCCGTGCGCGGGGCCGGCGCCGCCGGGGAGGTCACCGTCGATCGGCTCCGGGCCGGCCCGGCGGCCACCGTCGAGCTCCTCGGACCCGGCGCCGCCGAGGTCGCGGGCCTCCCCGACGGGCTGCGCCTCCGGTGGCGCGACGGCGCCGACGGCCCCGCCACCCGGTTCCGGGTGCGGGGCGCGGTCGCCGCCGGCCGACCGACCTGACCCGCTCTCCTAACCTCCCCGCCGTGACCTCCCGGCGGACCTCCTCCCCCCCGACGACGGCGGCCCGACCGTGACCACCGCGGCCGAGCTCGCCACCCGGCTCACCGAGTGGACCGTGGCCACCATGGAGGCGGCCGAGCGCCACCACCTCCCGGGCTGGCGCCTGCCCCGGGCCTTCGCCGGCCACGAGGTCGGTGCCGACGTCCGGGCCGACGTGTGCTTCACCCTCACCCACCTGGCCGAGGCCGGCGTGGCCGAGGTGGGCGGCCGCGACCTCGACGAGGTGCTGGTGGGCCTGCTGGGCGGGGTCGACGGTTCGTCGACCCACACGTTCTTCTCCTACCGGATCGCCGAGACCCTGCGGCGGGCCGGCCCCTTCGGCGGCAACCCGCTGGTGGCGGGGCTCTCCGACGCCCAGCGCCACGAGCTGGAGGTCGCGGTCGACAGCTCCGACTGGCTCGAGCTGCTCGACGCCGGGGTGCTGCCCCGCAACTACGCCGCCGTGCTGGCCCGGTGCGAGCAGGGGCGCCTCGACCTCGGCCTCACCGACGACACCACCCGGCTCGACGCCCTCACCGGCCGGGTGGCCGAGGTGCTGGGCGAGAACCCCCGCCGGGCCCTCGACGACTCCAACGATCGCGTCGGCCGCTACGACATCTACACCGCGGACGTGTGGCTGTTCTGCCAGCCCCTCGCCCCCCGCATCGGCCCGGTGTGGGCCGACGGCCTGCGGGCCGCCCTCGACCTGGTCGCGACGGTGGGCGCCCGCGACGGCTCGGCCGTGGCGTGGGGCCGCTCGGTGGGCGACCTGGCCGCCGCCCTCACCCTCGAGCTGGGCGCCCTGGCGGTGGCCGACGGCCACGACCCCGACCGGGCCGGCCTGTGGCTGCGGAGGGCCGCCGACGCGGCGGAGACGGTCATGGCCGGGTTCGACCCCGACGGGGTGAGCACGGCCCACCGGCACCGCAACCAGGACGGCTACCGGGGGCCGGCCCGCCGGCTCCAGCTGACCTTCGACCTGCTGGGCAAGGTGGCCTGGGCCGCCGGCGCCCTGCAGCGGTGCCCGGCCGACCTGGTGGCCGCCCCCGTCGCCGAGGCCTACCCCGACGGCGAGGCGTGGGTGCCCTTCGAGGACGCCCGCCCGGCGGGGGCCTGGGCCCACCGCAGCACCGGTGCGGACCTGGTGGTGCCGTTCGTGGGCATCACCCGGAGCCACTACCTCCCCGCCCCCGTCCAGCCGGGGACCTGGGAGGTGCCCATCGACCGCGACCTGCCGACGTGGACGCCGCTGGTCACCGCCGGCCTGGGCCGGTACACGGCCGGCGGCCTCCCGACCTCGGTCGAGCACGGGCCCCGGTCGCTCACCGCCACCTGGGACGGCTACCCGGTGTCGGGCCGGGGCCTCGACGGCGATGACCCGGGTCCCCCGCTCGAGGGCACCCGCACCGCCCGCCTCACCGTCGAGGGCCGGAGCCTGGTGCTCGACGACCACCTCACCTTCGCCCAGGCCCCCCGCACGGTGAGCCTCGCCGTCCCCGAGGTGGCCGAGCGGCCCCTCTGCGTCGAGTGGGAGTGCGGCACCGGCCACGCCACGACCACCGTCACCGTCGACGGCCTGGCCGAGTGGCGCACCCCCACCTCCGAGCTGGCGCGGGTCCACCAGATCGACCTCGACCCCGGCACCGACCTCCGCTACCGGGCCCGGGTCACCCCGCTCCTGCGGGTCGGCTCCACCGAGCCCGACCACCACTACAGCCGGTCGCTGTACGGGCCCATGGCCGACCGGGTCGTCGTCGGGCCCCCACCCGTCGGGTGGCGGGCCCAGGGCGGGGCGACCCGGTTCCGGGACTGCGACCTGCTGCACCTCCACTGGCCCGAGTGGCTGGCCTTCGACGACCTCGCCGCCCACGAGGCGATCATCGCCGAGCTGGCCGACCACGACGTCCCGGTGGTGTGGACGGCCCACAACCTGACCCCGCACCAGAAGCGCCCGGAGGCCTTCGACGCCATCTACGCGGCGTGGGCGGCGGCGGCGCGGGGCGTCATCCACCACAGCGCCTGGGGCGAGGCCCTGATGCGGGAGCGCTACGCGTTCTCGCCCGAGTGCCTCCACGAGGTCATCCCCCACGGCCACTTCGGCGGGCTGTGGGCCGATGCCGGCCTGCCCGACCGGGCCGAGGCCGAGCGCCGCCTGGGCCTCCCGCCCGCCCCCCTGCGCATCGGGGTGGTCGGCGCCCCCCGGGCCGAGAAGCTGGTCCAGGAGGTGCTCGACGGGGTGGCCGCCAGCGGGCGCGACGACGTCCAGCTGGTGTGCTGGTCGCTCGGCGACGACGACGTGGTCCCCGACGACCCCCGCATCGCGGTCGCCTCCCGCTACGAGATGGTGCACCCCGCGGCCTACGCCACCCGGCTGGCGGCGTGCGACGTGCTGGCCCTCGTCTTCTCCCCCGACGGGGAGATGCTGGCCACCGGTGCCGGGGCCGACGCCGTGGGCCTGGGCCTCCCGGTGCTGCGCAGCGACTGGGGCTACCTGGTCGAGACCCTCGGCGACGCAGGCATCGCCGCCGGCCACACCGCGACCTCGATCGCGGCGACGCTCGACGGCCTCACCCCCGACGTCCTCGCCGCGGCGCGGGAGGCGGCCCTGGTGCGCCGCGAGGCCGTGGCGTGGGACCGCCTCGCCCCTCGCACCGCGGACCTCTTCGACGCCGTGGTGCTGGCCCGCCACGACTGACCGGGCCGCCCGGCCGGCCCGCGCGCACCGAACCTGCGACGCTCGCCAGCGGTCCTGCTCGACCAGCGTCGCAGGGGACGGACGCCCCCGCCGACGACGACGAACCTGCGACGCTCGCCAGCGGTCCTGCTCGACCGACGTCGCAGGAACGGTCCTCGGCGAGGACGCTCAGGCGCCGACCAGGTCCACCTGGCCCCGCAGGGCCCGGCCCGGGCGCGTCTGGAGCAGCCACAGGAGGGCCACCCCGGCCAGGTCGAGGACGTGGTGGGCCTCGGACAGGGCCACGGCCTGGCCCCGGACCACGTCGACCACGGCCGTGACGAGCACGGCGCCGGCGAGGGCGGCGGCGAAGGGCAGCAGCCCCGTGGCCAGGCGAGGGCGCCAGGCCGCGCTGAGCAGCCCGACGCCGAGGGCCAGCTCGAAGGCGCCCATCTCCCGGGCCACGTGCACCGGGGCGTCCACCTCGGCGCCGAGGAAGAGGGCGGGCAGGGCCAGCAGGACCTGGGCCAGGCCCACGGCGAGGAGGGCGTAGCGCACCCCCTCCCGGACGGGCCGGGGCCGCGACGCCAGGGGGACGGCGGCGAGCAGGGCCTCCGTGCGGTCGGGCTGGGGCCGCGCCGGGCGCATCCGCACCTGGCGGTGGAGGGAGGAGGCCACGTCGGCCCAGGCCAGGCAGTCGGCACAGGTCGCCAGGTGGGCGTCGAGGGCGGCCCCGGTGACGCCGTCGGGGAGGTCCTCGTGGTCGAGGCGGGCGGAGGAGGCCTCGCGGAAGTCGTCGCAGCGCATGGGAGAGGGGTCGTCGCGGCCCGGGCTGTGGTTCCCGGCGGGCCTGCGGCTGGACAGCTCCGCCCGCCGGCCGCCACCCTGGCCGGTCGTGGACCACCTGACCGAGCTGGCGCTGGCCGCCCGCGACGGCGACGAGCCCAGCCTGGCCGGGTTCGTGCGCGCGTCCCAGGCCGACGTGCACCGCCTCGCCGCCCACCTGGTGGACCCGGCCTCGGCCGACGACGTGACCCAGGAGGTCTACCTCCGGGCCATCCCCGCCCTGGCCCGCTACCGGGGCGAGGCGCCGGCCCGGGCCTGGCTGCTCACCATCACCCGCCGCACCTGCGCCGACGTGATCCGCCGGCGGGGACGCCGCCGCCGCCTGTGGCAGCGTCTCACCGACCAGCCCGACCCGGCCCGCACGGAGGGCGCGCCCGAGGTCGGCGGCGACACCGCCCTCGAGGAGCTGCTGGGCGACCTCGACCCGGACCGGCGGGAGGCCTTCGTGCTCACCCAGGTGCTGGGCCTGGCCTACGCCGAGGCGGCCGAGGTGTGCGGCGTCCCGGTGGGCACGATCCGCTCCCGGGTGTCGCGGGCCCGCAGCGACCTGGTGGCTGCGGTCCGCGCCGCGGAGGACGCCGAGCCCGGCGCCCGGGGGGCCGAGGGCGCCTCCTCCTGACGGCCCGCCCCGGCTACTCCTCGCGGAGGTCGATGCGTTCGACGTGGGGCCAGTAGACGTCGGCGTCGGACCGCTCCTGGGGGCTCTCCACCCAGGTCGCGACGAGGACGTCGGGGCTGGAGTAGGTCTCCTGCACCCGGCCCGCGTAGCAGAGCCCGCCGCCGGTGGGCTCCGGCTCGAGGACCGGGCGGGCGTCCCACCCGTCGCCGTCCTGCACCGCGACGTCGAGCCGACCGCAGAGCTCGGGCATGGACGAGGCGCGCCAGGCCTCCTCCCCGTCGACGGTGGTCCGGCCCAGGCCCATCTCGGCCGCGGCCAGGCCCACGGCCGGCGGCGGGAGCAGTCGGCCGATCGACACGGTGTCGGTGTCGAGCAGGTGCAGCCGGCAGTCGCCCTCGTCGAGGTCGCCCCCGCACACCAGGGTGACGAGGTCCCCGTCGTGGGCCACCAGGGCCGAGGGCAGCGGGTCACCGCCGTCGACCAGCAGCGTGGCCGCGGCCCGGAACTCCAGCTCGTCGGGGTCGGCCACCGCCAGGCCGGTGCCCAGGACCTCGATGTCGAGGGCCTCGTCGCTGGCCCTCTGGACCCAGCGGAAGAGCATCCACACCTGCCCGTCCCGGACGGCCAGGTCGACGGGCCAGTAGGCCGAGCCCTCGGTCGGGGGGTCGGCCAGCAGGTCGCGCACCTCGCCACCGGGGCCGGTCAGGTACCGGAGCTCGTCGGAGCAGATGTCCTCCCCCTCGGGGATGAGGGCGCCGGTCTGGTTGAGGAGGCCCGTGGTGGTGCGGGTGTCGCCCTCGACGGTGCCCAGGTAGGTGTCGCCGAAGGCGAACAGCACCGACCCGTCGGGCAGGCGGGTGGAGGCGGCCAGGTCGTGGCCGGCCACCCCCTGGTCGTTGCCCCGCCCGAGGTCGCAGAGGCGCTCCGAGGGCGGGAGGGCCTCGTCGTCGAACAGGCCGCAGGACGCGAGCGAGACGACCATCGCCGCCACCACCACGATCGGCACGCCGCGCCTGGCCACGGACACGTGCTAGCCGACCGGGGGGTGGGGACGGGGCGCGGACCCCGGCCCGCACCTCGTGGGGGACCTCCCGGGCTCCTGACCAGGGCCAGCGCGGCGCGGGCCGGAGGACCCGGACGGGTGACCGACCCTTCGGGTGGAGGCTTGGGAGAGGGTGTGCCGGTGCGGCGCCGACGTCCGCATCCGACGGGCCCGTCACGCGAGCCGCCGGCACCGCCTGACGACCCGGCCTGGTCGAGGGGCCTGGCACCCGGTGAGGCCCACCCCGCGGGACGGGCCGGGTCCGGCCCTAGCGTCGGAGGGGTGCGAGGGATCCTCTCCACCGACGAGTACCAGCTCACCATGGCCCAGCTGTACCTGCGGGCCGGGCTGGCCGACCGCCGGGTGCGCTTCGAGCACTTCTTCCGCACCAACCCCGACTACGGCACCCACCAGGCCGGCTACTGCGTGGCCGCCGGCATCGGCGACCTGGCCCGGTGGGTCCGCACCACCCGCACCACGCCCGCCGACGTCGAGGCCCTGCGGGGCCACCGGGGCCGCACCGGCGCGCGCCTCTTCGACGACGCCTTCCTCGAGTGGTTCGCAGAGGTGGACCTCTGCGCCCTCGACGTCCACGCCGTGCCCGAGGGCCGCGTCGTGCACCCCAACACCCCGATGTCGGTGGTGGAGGGTCCCCTCGCCGCAGCCCAGCTGCTGGAGACGCCGCTGCTCAACGCCCTCAACTTCCCGACGCTGATCGCCACCAAGGCCAGCCGGGTGGCGGAGGCGGCCCGGGACCGCCCCGTGCTGGAGTTCGGCATGCGGCGAGCGGCAGGGGCCGGGGCCGACGCCGCCTCGCGCGCCGCCCTGGTGGGCGGGGCGGCCAGCACCTCCAACGCCGCCGTCGGCTACGCCGCCGGCATCGCCCCGAGCGGCACCCACGCCCACTCGATGGTCCAGCTGTTCCTCGCCCTGGGCGAGGGCGAGCGCGACGCCTTCGCGGCCTACGCCGACGCCTACCCCGACGACTGCCTGCTGCTCGTCGACACCATCGACACCCTGGGCTCCGGGGTCCCCAACGCCATCGCCACCTTCGAGGACCTCCGTCGGCGGGGCCACCAGCCGGTCGGCATCCGCCTCGACTCCGGCGACCTTGCCCACCTGGCCGTGCGCTCGGCCCGGATGCTCGACGACGCCGGCTTCGGCGACACCACCATCGTGCTGTCGAGCAGCCTCGACGAGCTGGCCATCTGGCAGATCGTCACCCAGGTCGCGTCGGAGGCGCCGCGGGCCGGCCTCGACGCCGACGCCGTCGTCGGCCGCCTGGTGTTCGGCGTCGGCTCCCGCCTGGCCACCAGCCACGGCGCCCCCAGCCTGGACGGCGTCTACAAGCTGGTGGCGGTGGACGAGGAGGGTGCGTGGGCTCCGGCCATCAAGCGGTCCGACACGCCCGAGAAGGTCCTCAACCCCGGGGCCAAGGGCCTGTGGCGCGTCTACGACGCCGGGGGCACGGCCACGGCCGACGTGCTGACCACCGCCGAGGAGCACCTGGCGCCGGGCACGGAGCTCCACCTGCACCACCACGGCCGCTCCGACCTCACCCGCACCGTCGCAGCCGACGGGTGGTCGGAGGCCGAGCCCCTCCTGGAGCCGATCGTCGTCGGCGGCGAGGTGGTGGTCGACGGCGGCCAGGACGCCCTCGACGACGTGGCCGCGGCCCGGGCCCGGCGCCGGGCCGACGTCGAGCGCCTCGACCCCGGCGTCCGCCGCCTGGTGAACCCGCACGTGTACCACGTGTCGATCACCGACGACCTGGCCGAGCTCAAGGCCGGCCTGCTGCGGACCCTCTGACGGTCAGGCCGGCGCCTACGCCCCGGCCGGGCCGGGGAAGCGGGGCGGGCGCTTCTCGGTCAGGCTGGCCAGGCCCTCGCGGGCGTCCGGGCCTGCGAAGCCCATCATCTCGTAGGCCAGGCTGGCGTCGAAGGTGGCCGTCTGGGCCCGGTACCAGTGGTTCAGCGTGTGCTTCGTGTACCGGAGCGCGGCCTGGGCCCCGCCGGCCAGCTGGGTGGCCACGGCCAACGCCCGGTCCTGCACCTCGTCGTCGTCGACGCAGAGCGACACCAGCCCGATGCGCTCGGCCTCCTCCCCGCTCAGCGGGTCGCAGGTGAGCAGCAGGTACTTGGCCTTGGCCATCCCGCAGAGCAGCGGCCAGCAGATGGCGGCGTGGTCGCCGGCGGCCACCCCGAGGCGGGTGTGGCCGTCGATGATCGTGGCCGTCCGCCCCACCACCGAGATGTCGGCCAGGAGCCCCACGGCCAGGCCCGCACCAACCGCCGGGCCGTGCAGGGCGGAGACGATGGGGGTGGAGCAGGCGATCACGTTGAGCACGAGGTCGCGCGCCTCGCGCAGCACCCGGGCCCGGGCCTCCTCGTCCTCGACCATCTCCCGCAGGAGGTCGAAGCTGCCCCCGGCCGAGAAGCCCTTGCCCGCGCCACGGAGCAGGACCACGTGGACGTCGGGGTCACGGTCGACGACGGGCCACACGTCGGCCAGCTGGCGGTGCACCGCGGGCGACACCGCGTTGAGGCCCGGGGCGTCGAGGGTGATGCGCAGCACGTGGTCGGCGGGGCGGTCGAGGGTCAGGTCGGGGAAGTCGGCGTAGCGGTCGGGCACGGGGGCCTCCTGGTCGGGTGCGCCCCCAGGCTGGCCCACCGGGACAGGCGCCGGCGGCGGGCCGGCGCAGACAGGCGCCGGACCCGCTCAGCCGAGGGGCAGCAGGTCGGGCAGGTCGCCGTCGGGACCGAGCGGGAGCGGCCCCACCGGCCCGGCGACCTCGAGGTCGGCGCGCCCGGCCGCCTCGTCGAGCACGGCCCGGGACGCCCACACCCGGTCGAGGTGGAGCGTGTCGCGGATCCAGAGGACGCGGGCGTCGGCCGGGGTCCGCAGGCCGATGAGCGAGAGGCCGGTGGTCAGCAGCTCGCCGTCGGTGCGCAGGGCGATGGGCGCCTTGGCCGCGTCGGGGTGGCCGGCCGTCAGCGCGTTGGTGCGGGTCGCGGCCCAGTCGGCGGCGTCGAGCACCCGCTGGCGGCAGAGGTCGGCCAGCCCGATGCCGAGGGCGTTGCCGTGGGTGCCCGGGCTCAGGCCCCGCACCGCGACCACGCGCACCCGCACGTCGGCGGCCACGGGTGCGTCTCCGCCGGGGGACGGGTCGTGCTTGCGCCCGACGACGTCGGTGTCGAGGCCGGCGCCGCTGATGTCCTTGCCGATGCGGTCGACCAGCAGCACATCGACCTCCGCGACGGGCAGCCGGGCCATCCACCCCCGGGCCCGCTCCAGGAGCGGCGCCTCGTCCTCGAGCACGTGGTCGGCCCGGACCGGGGCCACGAGGGCGGTGTGGTCGTCGTGGCCCTCGACCAGGGCGACCCCGCCGAGCAACCGTGTCCGCGCCTCCAGGACGGGCACCAGGTCGGCCAGCACCGCACCCCACCCGTGGTCGACCACGGCCCGGTGGGCGGCGGCCGCCCCCCGGTGCTTGCCCAGGCCGATCACCAGCATCTTGGCGATGCCGCTCTCCACCGGCCCCCGGAACATGGTGTGGGGCTTGACCCGGTTGACGAGTAGCAGGTGGTCGGCCTCGTGGGCCAGCCGGTCGGTGAGCACCGGGAGGCCGAGGGGCGAGGGACCGAGGTCGACGGTGTCCATCGATGCCCGCACCTCGCACCCCAGTGCGTCGGCGGTCATGCCGTAGCCGGCCAGCACCGCCCGCTGGCCCTCGGCCGTGGCCCCGCCGTGGCTCCCCATCGCCGGCACGAGGAAGGGCTCGGCGCCGAGGGACCGGACCCGGTCGACGACGGCGCGCAGGGCGGGCACCGCGTCCGCGATCCCCCGGCTCCCGCCGGTGAGGGCCACGGTGTCGCCCGGACGGACCCGGCCGGCGAGGTCGAGGGCGTCGAGGGCGTCTCCCACCGCGGCGGGGACGTCGGCCACCACGGGGCTCTGGCGCCGCACCGCGAGCAGCGCGCCGTGGGGGAGGTCGCGGTCGCTCACCGTGCGCTCCGCCCCCCGTCCCGACGACGGTCGGGCCCACCGTCCTGGGTGCTGCGCGCGCCCGCCAGGGCGCTCCGGGCACTCAGGACCCCGCGGCGCCGGTCGGACCACCCCTCGGCGTGCTGGGCGCGCCCCGTAGGGCGCTCCTGGCACTCAGGAGGGAGGGGGGCGCGGCACGGCACGGGGCGGACGGTAGCGACCGGGTGCCGTCCGCGGCCCCGGCGCCGGTCCGTGACGGGGTTCACAGCGGCGCCGACGGGGAACACGGGGACCCATGGCTCCCCCCGACGCGCGTCCGCCCGCCCCCCGCCCCACCGCCGCCCGCCGCCGATCGCTCCGCCTGCTGGTGGCCACGGCGGTGGCCGCGGTGCTGGCCCTGCTCGCCCCCGCCGCCGCGGGCGCGGCCACGGTGCGCCCCCACGCCACCACCTACTCCGGGGCCATCGCCTACAACCTCCTCCACCCCGGCGAGGACCCGCCGGGGGCCAACGACTGGTCGTGTACCCCCACCGCCGACCACCCCCGCCCCGTCGTCCTCCTCCACGGCACCTTCGGCAACAGCACCAACGCCTGGCAGCGGCTCTCGCCCACCCTCGCCAACGACGGCTGGTGCGTGTTCGCCCTCGACTACGGGGCCGACGCCTCCCCCTACCCCATCCGCGGTGCCGGCGACATCCCCGCGGCGGCGGCCGAGGTCGACGCCTTCGTCGACCGGGTGCTGGCCGCCACCGGGGCCCCCGAGGTCGACATCGTGGGCCACAGCCAGGGCGGCGGGATCCTGCCCCGCTGGTACCTGAGGTTCCTGGGCGGGGCCGCCGAGGTCCACACCCTCGTGGGCATGGCGCCCAGCAACCACGGCACGACGCTGTTCGGGCTGGGCACCCTGGCCCGGGCCTTCGGCCTCACCACGGGCGTGGCCGCCGTCTCGCCCGCGGCCGAGCAGCAGATCGTCGGCTCCTCGACCAACGCCACCCTCGACGCCGGCGGCGACACCGTGCCCGGCGTGTCCTACACGACCATCGTCAGCCGCTACGACCAGGTGGTCACCCCCTACACCAACCAGTTCCTGTCCGGCCCCGACGTCACCAACCACCTGCTCCAGGACGGCTGCCGCATCGACTACACCGAGCACCTCGGCGTGGTCTACGACCCCCGGGCCATCGCCCTGGCGGTCAACGCCCTCGACCCCGCCCGGCCCCGCCCCGTGCCCTGCACCCTCCAGCTCGTGCCCTGACCCGGCGCCTCGCTGCGGTCAGGACCTGACCGCAGCGAGGGCCATGCTGGGGCCATGACGAACGACCCCACCGGCCGGGCGCTCCAGCTGCTGTCGTTGCTCCAGACCCACCGGTCCTGGTCGGGTGGGGAGCTGGCCGACCGCCTGGAGGTCAGCGCCCGGACCCTGCGGCGCGACATCGACCGCCTCCGGACCCTCGGCTACGAGGTCGAGGCCGCGCCGGGGGTCGCCGGGGGCTACCGCCTGGCGGCCGGCTCGCACATGCCGCCGCTGCTGCTCGACGACGAGGAGGCCGTGGCCATCGCGGTGGGCCTGCGGGCCGCCGCCGGGGCGTCGGTGGCCGGCATCGAGGACACCTCGCTGCGGGCCATGGCCAAGCTGGAGCAGGTGCTGCCCGACCACCTGCGCCGGCGCGTCAGCGCGGTGCACGGCAACGTCAGCCACCTGCGCTGGCGGGGCGACGGCCCCGTGGTCGACCCCGAGTCCCTCGCCGTGCTGGCCCAGGGCTGCCGCGACCAGGAGCAGGTGCGCTTCGACTACCAGCGGCGCGACGGGGAGGACTCCCGTCGGCTGGTCGAGCCCCACGCCCTGGTCTCGGCCGGGCGCCGCTGGTACCTGGCCGCGTGGGACGTGCGGCGCGACGGCTGGCGCACCTTCCGCGTCGACCGCCTCACCGACGCCCGGCTGGCCGGCGCCCGCTTCCCCGTCCGCCCCCTCCCCGGGGGCGACGCCGCCACCTACGTGGCCGACTCGCTGGGATCGCTCCCGCTCCCCCACACCGCGACCCTCGTGGCCGACGGCGCGCTCGACGACGTGCGCGCCGCGCTGCGCTGGACCGACGCCGACCTGGAGGCGGTCGACGAGGGGCGCACCCGGGTGCGGCTCAAGGCCGAGGGCCCGGGGTGGCTCGACACCCTCGTGGCCATGGTGGCCACGTGCTTCGCGGTCGAGGTCGAGGGGCCCGACGAGCTGCGGCCCCGGCTCGCCCTCCTCGCCGACCGCCTGCGGGCCGGCCTCGCTGCGCCCGCCTAGGCCTCAGAGGTCGAGGACCACCACCGGGGGGTCGTCGATGCCGTGCTGCTCGGCGCACAGCCCCCGGTACACCTCGAGGATGAGGTGGGCGTCGATCACCATCTCCACGTCGCCGTCGGCGCCCAGGTTCAGGTTGGCGCCGTGGATCGTGAACCAGACGTCGGTGGGCTCGGTGTTGTCCTCGGGCACCGTCAGGGTGTGGACCGAGCCGGCCGGCTCGAAGAGGTACGAGCCCGCGGTGCTCGCCTGCTCGGGGGTCTCGGCGTAGTACCAGCGCCCGCTCTGGGTGAAGGCGTAGACGACGCCGGTGTGCTTGTGGGTCTGGACCACGGTGCCCGGGTTGAAGCGGTTGCGGATCACCCAGATCCCCTGGGCCAGGTCGACCTGGAGCACCTGGAGCAGGCCCTCGGGCCCGAGGTCGACGAAGGGCAGGTCGTCCTCGCCCCGGTGGATCGTCTGCGGTGCGTCCATGACTGCGGCCATCGCCGTGCTCCTCGCGTCGGTTCGGCCGACCACCGTAGGCCCGGTGGGCGGGACCCCGCCGGGCGGCGGCCGTCAGCCCCGCCGGGCTCCTCGGTCGCCCGGGTCGCCACCCAGCAGCGGGCCCAGGGCCTCCAGGTAGTCGACCAGGCGGCTGCCCACCTCGAAGGCGACGTCGTCGCCGCCCAGGTCGGGCTCCAGCCACACGTCGGAGACCCGCCGCCAGTGCGGGGCGCCGAGGAAGGCCCCGGCGGTGGCCTCCGCACCGAGGCGGGGCCGCCAGCGGCCCTCGGACGCGAGCAGCCGGTCGAGGACGGCCTCGTTCTCGGCCTCGTCGCGGTGCTCGGCGTGGAAGCCGACCTCCAGGGCCACGCCGTCGCGCCCGTCGACGTGGCGGCGGCCCACCACCTGGGCCTCGTAGTGGAGCCGGGGAGGCTGGGCCGCTCCGGTCCACAGCTTGATGCCGTACCGCCGCACCCGGGCCCGGACGTCGTCGACCGAGGGTCCGCCGAGGGCCCGCACCACGTCGTGCACCTGGGCGAAGAGGTCGTCGTCCACCGCCCCATCCTCCCGGCTCGCCGCCGGGCGTGCACCGGTCAGGCCGGGTCGGGCACCGGCTGCGGGGGAGGCGGGCCGACGTAGCGGGCCGACGGGCGGATGATGCGGTTGTCGGTGGCCTGCTCGAGGACGTTGGCGCACCAGCCGATGACCCGGCTCACCGAGAAGGTGGGGGT
Above is a window of Iamia majanohamensis DNA encoding:
- a CDS encoding esterase/lipase family protein; the encoded protein is MAPPDARPPAPRPTAARRRSLRLLVATAVAAVLALLAPAAAGAATVRPHATTYSGAIAYNLLHPGEDPPGANDWSCTPTADHPRPVVLLHGTFGNSTNAWQRLSPTLANDGWCVFALDYGADASPYPIRGAGDIPAAAAEVDAFVDRVLAATGAPEVDIVGHSQGGGILPRWYLRFLGGAAEVHTLVGMAPSNHGTTLFGLGTLARAFGLTTGVAAVSPAAEQQIVGSSTNATLDAGGDTVPGVSYTTIVSRYDQVVTPYTNQFLSGPDVTNHLLQDGCRIDYTEHLGVVYDPRAIALAVNALDPARPRPVPCTLQLVP
- a CDS encoding 2,4'-dihydroxyacetophenone dioxygenase family protein, with protein sequence MAAVMDAPQTIHRGEDDLPFVDLGPEGLLQVLQVDLAQGIWVIRNRFNPGTVVQTHKHTGVVYAFTQSGRWYYAETPEQASTAGSYLFEPAGSVHTLTVPEDNTEPTDVWFTIHGANLNLGADGDVEMVIDAHLILEVYRGLCAEQHGIDDPPVVVLDL
- a CDS encoding helix-turn-helix transcriptional regulator, which encodes MTNDPTGRALQLLSLLQTHRSWSGGELADRLEVSARTLRRDIDRLRTLGYEVEAAPGVAGGYRLAAGSHMPPLLLDDEEAVAIAVGLRAAAGASVAGIEDTSLRAMAKLEQVLPDHLRRRVSAVHGNVSHLRWRGDGPVVDPESLAVLAQGCRDQEQVRFDYQRRDGEDSRRLVEPHALVSAGRRWYLAAWDVRRDGWRTFRVDRLTDARLAGARFPVRPLPGGDAATYVADSLGSLPLPHTATLVADGALDDVRAALRWTDADLEAVDEGRTRVRLKAEGPGWLDTLVAMVATCFAVEVEGPDELRPRLALLADRLRAGLAAPA